The genomic stretch CATGCCGAAGCGACGCAAGTTCATGCCGGAGTTCAAGGCCCGCGTGGCACTCGCCCTGCTGGCCGGGGAACACACGCAGGCCGAGGTCTGCAAGTCACACCACGTCCTGCCCCAGCAGGTCAAGCGCAGGCGAGAAGAGCTTGAGGCGAACGCCCACTTAGCCTTCGGCGGGGGCGAGGAGCAGGAGCAACTCAAGGGCCGCATCGCCGAGTTGGAGCGCATGGTCGGCCGCCTGACCATGCAAGTGGAGATCCTGGGAAAAGCCTCGACGCTTCTGGATGCCCCCCCGGCCCGCCGAAGGGAGGTGGCCGGCATGATGCGCCAAAGCTATCCCCTCGCCCCGATCTGCAAGGCCCTCGGCTTGAGCCGCTCGAGCTTCTACTACCAGCCGAAGCCCTGCGCGAGAAATGGGATAGGGCGGATGTGGCCGAGAAACGGCAGATCCTCGAAATCCTCAGTTTGAACTGGACGCTGGACGGCGTAAGTCTGGTGCCAGAAATGAGAAAGCCCTTCGACGTGATAGCCGAAGGGCTTGTTGTCCAGACTGGTCGGGGCGGAGGGATTCGAACCCTCGACCTCTAGCCCCCCATGCTAGCGCGCTATCCAGGCTGCGCCACGCCCCGACTTGCCCAGCATCTTACCCGGCCCCCGGCGGCCGGTCAACGGCGGATGGCCGGGAATCCGGCCGAAGGGGTCATTCGCCGACGATCTGCACGAATACCTCGCGCTCGCGCGCGCGCACGTCAAAGTCGAAGAAGACGATCTGCTGCCACGTGCCCAGCATGAGCCGCTTGTCGCGGAACGGGATCGTGACCGACGGGCCGATCAGGCTCGCACGGACGTGGCTGTGCCCGTTCTTGTCGTGCCAGCGCTCCTCGTGGTGGTAGTAGTGCTCGCGGGGGGCGATCTTCTCGAACATCTCCTCCATGTCCTTGACGAGCCCGGGCTCGAATTCCATGGTCGTGAGCGCCCCGGTCGATCCGGGCACGAACACCGTCAGGATGCCGTCCGAGACGGCGCTGCTGGTGAGGATGTCACTGACGTCGTTGGTGATGTCGACGACGTCCATCTCCGCTTCGGTGCTGAAGACGAATGTCCGAGTTTCGATCATGGCCTTGGCTCCCGCACCGCGAAGTGCGTGGTATGAATTCGGGTCCGCCAGGGCTATGATACCGTATCGGGCATGATGCTGGCAAAGCGAAAACACGTCGTCCGGTCCGGCCATGGGTGAGGGGTCAGCAGAGGCTGAGGCGATGCGCCGGGAGATGGTACGGGCGCAGATCGCCGCGCGCGGGGTGCGCGAGCCGCGCGTCCTCGACGCCATGGCGCGGGTGCCGCGCGAGCTGTTCGTCCCCCCGGCGCAGCGCCGGCATGCCTGCAGCGATCGGGCGCTCGGCATCGGGTGCGGGCAGACGATCTCGCAGCCCTACATGGTGGCGTTGATGACCGAGGCGCTGCATCTGGGCGGCGCGGAGCGCGTGCTGGAGGTGGGCACGGGCTCGGGCTACCAGACGGCGGTGCTGGCGGAGCTGGCGGCCCATGTCTACACGGTCGAGCGGGTGGAGGACCTTGCGGAGCCGGCGGGGGCCCTGCTGGTCGAGGCGCTGGGCTACCGGAACATCTCGCTGCGGGTCGGCGACGGGACGCTCGGGTGGCCGGAGGAGGCGCCGTTCGACCGGATCATCGTCACGGCGGCCGCGCCGCATCGTCCCGACAGGCTTCTCACTCAACTGGCCCCGGGCGGGGAGGCCGTCGTGCCGGTGGGGGCGGGCCACTGGCAGGTGCTGACGCACTACGTGCGGTCGCCGGAGGGGAGGATCACGGGGCAGGCGCTCTGCGAGTGCGTGTTCGTGAAGCTGATCGGCGCGGACGGCTGGTAGGCGCCTTCAGGGCCGGCGGGCCAGAAGGTCGCGGTAGAGCGCCTCGGTGGCGTGGACCATTGTGTCGATCGAGAAGCGTCCGGCGAACCGCCGCCGGCCCTCGCGGGCCATGCGCAGCGCCTGCTCGGGATGCTCGACGGCCTCGAGCAGGGCGTCCGCGAGGCCCTGTACCGATTCCGGCTCCACGAGCCGGCCCGTGATTCCGTCCAGGATGACCTCGGGGGCGCCGTCCAGCGCGAAGGCGACCACGGGTTTCTCGCACAGCAGCCCCTGGACGAGCACGCGCGGCAGGCCTTCGCGCAAGGACGCGTGCACGAGCACGTCCATGGCGCTGATCGTGGCGGGGACCTCTTCGGGCGACACGAGGCCGGCGAAACTGACGCGGTGGGCGACGCCGAGCTGCCCGGCCAGGCGCGCCAGCTCGATGCGCAGGGGGCCGTCGCCGACGAACAGGCAGCGTGCCTGGGGACAGCGTGCCAGCACGGCGGGCAGTGCGCGGATGACGAACTCATGGCCCTTCAGGTCGAACAGGCGCGCGACCTTGCCGATGACCACGTCCGCGGGCGCGATGCCGAGGCGCCGGCGGGCGGCGGCCCGCAAGGGGGCGGCCCGAAGGTGGGACGCGACGTCGAGGCCGCTGTAGATGAGGGAGTAGCCGCCACGCGGTCGGATGCCGGCCCGGACGGCCTGGTCCTGCATGGCGCGGGCGACGCAGACGATGTGGTCGGTCACGCGGGCGGCCTGGCGCTCGGCCCGGATGTAGGCGGCATTGAGCGCGCGGGGGGCGTAGCGGTGGAAGGGCAGGCCCTCGATGGTGTGGACGATGACGGGCACGTTGGCAGCGCGGGCGGCGAAACGCCCGAGGATGCCGGCCTTGGAGCTGTGCGTCTGGACGATGGCGGGACCGAACCAGC from Candidatus Brocadiaceae bacterium encodes the following:
- a CDS encoding transposase; protein product: MPKRRKFMPEFKARVALALLAGEHTQAEVCKSHHVLPQQVKRRREELEANAHLAFGGGEEQEQLKGRIAELERMVGRLTMQVEILGKASTLLDAPPARRREVAGMMRQSYPLAPICKALGLSRSSFYYQPKPCARNGIGRMWPRNGRSSKSSV
- a CDS encoding YjbQ family protein; translation: MIETRTFVFSTEAEMDVVDITNDVSDILTSSAVSDGILTVFVPGSTGALTTMEFEPGLVKDMEEMFEKIAPREHYYHHEERWHDKNGHSHVRASLIGPSVTIPFRDKRLMLGTWQQIVFFDFDVRAREREVFVQIVGE
- a CDS encoding protein-L-isoaspartate(D-aspartate) O-methyltransferase codes for the protein MRREMVRAQIAARGVREPRVLDAMARVPRELFVPPAQRRHACSDRALGIGCGQTISQPYMVALMTEALHLGGAERVLEVGTGSGYQTAVLAELAAHVYTVERVEDLAEPAGALLVEALGYRNISLRVGDGTLGWPEEAPFDRIIVTAAAPHRPDRLLTQLAPGGEAVVPVGAGHWQVLTHYVRSPEGRITGQALCECVFVKLIGADGW
- a CDS encoding glycosyltransferase family 4 protein, which produces MGTPPVRVCHVITRMILGGAQENTLHTCHGLQQRGWDVLLITGPPIGPEGELLSTVRRLGIPCAVVPALRRPIAPLRDARAFVELVRLLRWFGPAIVQTHSSKAGILGRFAARAANVPVIVHTIEGLPFHRYAPRALNAAYIRAERQAARVTDHIVCVARAMQDQAVRAGIRPRGGYSLIYSGLDVASHLRAAPLRAAARRRLGIAPADVVIGKVARLFDLKGHEFVIRALPAVLARCPQARCLFVGDGPLRIELARLAGQLGVAHRVSFAGLVSPEEVPATISAMDVLVHASLREGLPRVLVQGLLCEKPVVAFALDGAPEVILDGITGRLVEPESVQGLADALLEAVEHPEQALRMAREGRRRFAGRFSIDTMVHATEALYRDLLARRP